The Nitrospinota bacterium genomic interval CGGACCGTGCCATTCACAAGCTGGACGTGTCTCTCTCAATCAATGGCAAACAGCAATCAGAAGGGACGCTGAAACTGGATGCAGGACAAGAGGTCAAAAAGGAATTCACCTTCCCACTCAAAGGCAGCGACCCGATTCAGGGGAGCGTCGAAATTCCCGACGATTCCCTGCTTGCGGACAACAAACGGTTTTTCTCCTTCCAGCCGGATCAAAAGATCAAGGTGCTGGTGGTGGACGGCGACCCCAGAACTGTGGCGCATCAGCGCGAATCATTTTACCTGGAAAACGCTTTAAACCCTTTCACTGTGGCACTGTCCAATATCGAACCCACCGTCTCGACGCTGGAGGAACTGCCGGTGCGCAACCTGTTCGATTTTTCGGTGGTGATGCTGGCGAACATCCGCGACCTGCCGTTCGATTACGAGCGCGAGTTGGAAAAATACGTTAGCCGCGGCGGCGCATTGTTCCTCTCGCTGGGCGATCAAACGGACCCTAAATACTATAATGAGAAACTCGGCAACCTGCTTCCCGTGTCCTTAGCCTCCCTGCACCAGGTCGGAAGGAGTGATGAACCCTTCCGCCTTGATGTCAAAAAAAGCGATCACCCGGTTTTAAAAATTTTCACAGCCAAATCTCTGGAAGAGATGAAGACCATCCGCTTCAATTCCCTCTACAGCGTGGAACCCAGAGAAAACCGCGAGTTCACCGTTCCCTTAAGATTCACCAACCAGTACTCCGCCGTGGTGGAGTCGGAGTTCGGCAAGGGCAAGGTGGTGCTCTACGTGTCCAGTGTGGACCGCGACTGGAACAATTTTCCCATTCAACCGACCTTTCTTCCCTGGATTCAGCGCTGGGTGAAGTATTCGGCACGCGGGCTGGAAAGCATCCTCCAACAGAATTTATTAATAGGCGAGCCGTTTGAGTGGAAAGAAGCGGCTCCGGGAAGCCAGCTATTTGTAGAATCGCCCAGCGGGCGCATCTCCCAACTGGCCGGGGCAAGATATGAAGAAACTTTTCGTCCCGGTGTCTATCGGCTGTTCCGCCAGGATGATGCCGCGAAAGAAAAATCTGCGGATGCGCAAACGCTGGATTCGCAAACCCTCCCCAAACTGCCGGACAACGCTCAGCCTGCAGGAACCTTCACGGTGAACATCGACACGCGCGAATCGATTGCCGATAAAATTACCAATGAGGAAGTAACGAAGCTGATGGGCAACCTGCAGGTGCGGTTTGCATCCGGCACAAAATTTCAGGAACCCGGCAATGCCTCCGGTGGCACCCCTCTATCCACCCCGTTTCTCCTCTTGGTGGCGGGCATGCTCCTCTGGGAGGGGTGGATGGTGAGGCGGGAGTGAGAATTTCTGATCTGAAAAGTAGAAAAATCATTTGACCATCATTGCGAGCGTAGCGACGCAATGACGAACGTGACGATTTGTAAATAGCACGGGTGGAGGGAATGCTCCTCTGGGAAAATTTTATGGTAAGGCGGGAGTGAATTAGATATTTATCTGCTCAAATTTTAAAGAAAATAGTTTTTCCTCTTCTGCTGATTGGAATAATTCTATGTGTGAACATTCTTTATCCTTTTTTAATATAGATTTAATTTCTTCGCGCCTAGCTTGGGTCATTCGACACCCCATGATTATTGATTTTATCGCCTCCAAAGGACACGAAAAAAGATAAATATCATTGGTTTGATTAGAGATTCTATTTTCTTCCCCTTTTAAAGGTCTCAACATTCGCCACTCTTCCTCGTAGGCCCACTCCTGGCTTTTCGTTAAAAAAACATTAAAGCTCTCTACCTCCA includes:
- a CDS encoding BatA domain-containing protein, which translates into the protein MNLNFLSPIYLLGLLGIAIPVLIHLMTKRQQKHIRFSAVYLLLQSQKRSAKKSPPNRLLLLLIRCLGILLLSLALAHPIFSFGGPEDFLPQAPSATVFILDDSYSMGMRSDKHTLYAKAVESLLQPIGNLGTKNVFSIVLASASTRLLQDWTADPSLAEKLLKTSKPSFQTTSIGKAVEKAVQLLDKTSKKDKRIIIFTDRDKNGWKAEEFPEEALSKPYSVTLVDFSALQTGRNQAAVKQTEIIQEFLTNSRVLRVKAQIANLLPDRAIHKLDVSLSINGKQQSEGTLKLDAGQEVKKEFTFPLKGSDPIQGSVEIPDDSLLADNKRFFSFQPDQKIKVLVVDGDPRTVAHQRESFYLENALNPFTVALSNIEPTVSTLEELPVRNLFDFSVVMLANIRDLPFDYERELEKYVSRGGALFLSLGDQTDPKYYNEKLGNLLPVSLASLHQVGRSDEPFRLDVKKSDHPVLKIFTAKSLEEMKTIRFNSLYSVEPRENREFTVPLRFTNQYSAVVESEFGKGKVVLYVSSVDRDWNNFPIQPTFLPWIQRWVKYSARGLESILQQNLLIGEPFEWKEAAPGSQLFVESPSGRISQLAGARYEETFRPGVYRLFRQDDAAKEKSADAQTLDSQTLPKLPDNAQPAGTFTVNIDTRESIADKITNEEVTKLMGNLQVRFASGTKFQEPGNASGGTPLSTPFLLLVAGMLLWEGWMVRRE